The Desulfomonilia bacterium genome includes a region encoding these proteins:
- a CDS encoding aldehyde ferredoxin oxidoreductase family protein, whose product METNRNTVPKGGYVGKYCIINLTTGKTEVVEPGDDFYRKYLGGYGLGAAVITERQPAGIDALSPESHVGICTGLLTGTGCFFAGRFMVVGKSPLTGGWGDANSGGFLSKELKAAGYDAVFFTGAAEKPVWVLITESGIEIKDAGSLWGKDAIETEESIREILGDKKVQVACIGQSGERLSRLAGVVHDGGRIAARSGLGAVMGSKKLKAVAVRGNKKVPVAYPEKLKAINSEYMKEFKQSKLADRISLRLLNNIVTKMIYWTGMSVPAHPSMVREILKKYGTTGNLVYSFMTGDTPIKNWGGVGYTDYTMKSAAKNSDESILKRQKKKYACQGCPLGCGGIIDIKKGRYAGTQGHKIEYETVGAFGGLTLVDDSDTLIELNEMCNRAGIDTISTGAACAFAIDCFEHGILSVKDTGGIALKWGNGESILKLTEMIINREGLGDLLADGVKRASERIGKGSEAYAVHAGGQELPLHDPRNDAGYAIAYQCEPTPGRHTIGCYMHANLFRVQDMVPKVQRALKRALNENQKNAYLYAASSIYMQLMNGCGMCLFGRITSALPLFEYLNAVTGWEMSADEYYETGERILSLRKAFNVREGITPQDQKVHALAIGKKPLASGPNKGKTVDIDMLQGYFFQSVGWEQDTGKPTPAKMRELGLDQLFGV is encoded by the coding sequence ATGGAAACAAATAGAAACACGGTTCCCAAAGGCGGTTATGTCGGTAAGTATTGCATAATCAATCTGACGACCGGCAAGACGGAAGTCGTAGAACCCGGAGATGATTTTTACAGGAAGTATCTGGGAGGATACGGACTTGGAGCTGCCGTGATCACGGAACGTCAGCCTGCGGGGATCGATGCCCTTTCTCCGGAAAGCCATGTGGGAATTTGTACGGGACTGCTGACCGGGACGGGATGTTTCTTTGCCGGACGTTTTATGGTGGTCGGCAAATCGCCTCTCACCGGCGGATGGGGGGACGCCAATTCAGGCGGATTCCTGTCGAAGGAACTGAAGGCGGCCGGATATGATGCGGTATTTTTTACCGGTGCGGCTGAAAAACCGGTATGGGTACTGATTACCGAATCGGGTATAGAGATCAAGGACGCAGGATCTCTCTGGGGAAAAGATGCAATAGAGACTGAAGAGTCAATTAGAGAGATTCTTGGCGACAAAAAGGTTCAAGTAGCTTGTATAGGCCAGAGCGGCGAACGTCTTTCAAGGTTGGCCGGTGTAGTTCACGACGGAGGCAGGATTGCGGCGCGGTCAGGGCTCGGCGCCGTCATGGGCAGCAAGAAGCTCAAGGCTGTTGCAGTGCGCGGAAACAAGAAAGTGCCTGTGGCCTATCCGGAAAAACTCAAGGCGATAAACTCTGAATATATGAAGGAATTCAAACAGTCCAAGCTGGCTGACCGCATATCGCTGCGACTGCTCAATAACATCGTCACTAAAATGATCTACTGGACAGGGATGTCCGTTCCTGCCCACCCGTCCATGGTGCGCGAGATACTCAAGAAATACGGTACGACCGGGAACCTTGTGTACTCCTTCATGACAGGCGATACGCCAATCAAGAACTGGGGCGGGGTAGGATATACGGACTATACGATGAAGAGCGCGGCCAAGAATTCCGACGAGAGCATCCTTAAGCGGCAGAAGAAAAAGTATGCCTGCCAGGGATGCCCGCTGGGATGCGGAGGTATAATCGACATAAAAAAAGGCCGGTACGCAGGGACACAAGGACACAAGATAGAGTATGAGACTGTAGGCGCCTTCGGAGGATTGACACTGGTTGACGATTCAGACACGCTGATCGAACTCAACGAGATGTGCAACAGGGCAGGAATCGATACAATATCTACCGGCGCAGCGTGCGCTTTTGCAATCGACTGTTTCGAACACGGCATTCTGTCAGTGAAGGATACCGGTGGAATAGCACTCAAATGGGGCAATGGTGAATCGATCCTTAAGCTAACGGAAATGATCATAAACCGCGAAGGCCTGGGCGATCTGCTGGCAGACGGGGTGAAAAGGGCCAGCGAAAGGATAGGCAAGGGCTCCGAGGCCTATGCTGTACATGCCGGCGGGCAGGAACTTCCACTGCACGACCCCAGAAACGACGCCGGATATGCGATTGCATACCAGTGCGAACCGACTCCGGGCCGCCATACCATAGGCTGTTATATGCACGCCAACCTCTTCAGGGTGCAGGATATGGTGCCCAAGGTGCAGAGGGCGCTCAAACGAGCACTGAATGAAAATCAGAAGAATGCATACCTCTACGCGGCGTCAAGCATTTACATGCAGCTTATGAACGGATGCGGCATGTGTCTGTTCGGCAGGATTACATCCGCACTTCCCCTGTTCGAATATCTGAACGCCGTCACCGGATGGGAAATGAGCGCGGATGAGTATTATGAAACCGGAGAGAGGATACTGAGTCTGCGCAAGGCGTTCAACGTGCGCGAAGGAATTACACCTCAGGATCAGAAAGTGCATGCGCTTGCCATAGGTAAGAAGCCGCTGGCATCTGGGCCGAACAAAGGAAAGACCGTAGACATAGATATGCTCCAGGGATACTTCTTCCAGTCCGTCGGCTGGGAGCAGGATACGGGAAAACCGACACCGGCAAAAATGAGAGAGCTCGGACTTGATCAGCTCTTCGGTGTATGA
- a CDS encoding SDR family NAD(P)-dependent oxidoreductase, with product MNQVVVISGLAQGMGREVAKILAGKGMSIAGFDMDKDGLESLKKELGGKGVQHYLVPLDITDRPGIFRFRDEVLKEFGHVDTVLSNVGVGFFGPFEEVDLEKAVRNFEINVFGAAALLQAFIPSMRKNRAGKLVVMASMVGRMPFPFESIYSAAKYAVEGLVCSLRYEVEPFGIKVALVEPSQVSSQFAAKSHTRPPKDSPYYERVVKFSTKNSEILKSAPTPFQAAQRIAEVVESPNPKLHNQITRKDTINLAIMSSLPQKIVDFLFLKHMGIQE from the coding sequence ATGAATCAGGTAGTGGTGATAAGCGGACTGGCGCAGGGTATGGGTCGTGAGGTTGCAAAAATCCTTGCCGGTAAGGGAATGTCTATCGCAGGATTCGACATGGATAAGGATGGACTTGAGTCACTAAAAAAAGAACTCGGCGGAAAAGGCGTCCAGCATTATCTTGTCCCGCTTGACATAACCGATCGTCCAGGCATCTTCAGGTTCAGGGATGAAGTTCTCAAGGAATTCGGCCATGTGGACACCGTGCTTTCCAATGTCGGAGTGGGGTTTTTCGGACCCTTTGAAGAGGTCGATCTTGAAAAGGCGGTCAGGAATTTCGAGATAAACGTATTCGGTGCGGCCGCCTTGCTCCAGGCATTCATTCCTTCCATGAGGAAAAACAGGGCAGGCAAGCTTGTTGTTATGGCCTCCATGGTAGGCCGCATGCCGTTTCCATTCGAATCGATATATTCGGCGGCGAAATATGCCGTCGAAGGACTGGTATGTTCTCTGAGATATGAGGTCGAGCCTTTCGGGATAAAAGTAGCTCTAGTGGAACCGAGTCAGGTTTCTTCCCAGTTTGCGGCAAAGAGCCATACGAGGCCGCCAAAGGACTCGCCTTATTATGAGAGGGTGGTCAAATTCTCCACCAAGAACAGCGAGATATTGAAAAGCGCACCGACACCGTTTCAGGCCGCTCAAAGGATAGCAGAGGTTGTTGAGTCTCCGAATCCGAAACTGCATAATCAGATAACCCGGAAGGATACGATCAATCTGGCGATCATGTCCAGTCTGCCTCAGAAAATTGTGGATTTCCTGTTCCTGAAACATATGGGAATTCAGGAATAA
- a CDS encoding response regulator — MIDINTLIMSEAVVSFSIWLMFIFYEKTQKTYYGFGHWQAGSLVLFLAYLSMAARGIPDVESNRFLSFEFFFLQNFLLILAIVIRLDGTFRFVLAKKLWKSFYLLPAVTLAVMSYFLIWNDAVAVRNLVFSAVMFFVFAFTSAVFFRWSGKRNILYIAVGLINLAWGFVLLLRSTFWLFMPEYRMLDPVFFNIILFFTTPVFNIGLGISLLFVNSQRTLNELRESEDKFETVFRSSPYAIMLTDFNDGRILDVNEGFINITGFNREDVIGKTTLEIKLWVNMDERSSVIEDLAANKRISSREFQFRKETGETITGLYSAEVMTINGNTNILATIADITGIKNAQEEQKRFELQLHHSQKLESIGILAGGIAHDFNNILTAILGNTELALDEAPESSTLRLRLENINKASIRAAEICRQMLAYSGKGLFVVKPVDISELVREMTGILDVSISKKAVLNYNLAKGLPLVEIDVAQMQQIIMNLVINASEAVGDKSGVINISTGIIECDGSFMIENRMNGDLPEGHYVYLEVADTGCGMDHETLSKIFDPFFTTKFTGRGLGLSAVQGIIKSHNGGLSVLTEPGKGTVFKVLLPIPVHYEDFLPEEVNVHDADWKGSGTILLVDDEEPIRSLGRQILEGMEFDVVLAADGKEALDVFNAFKDEIVCVILDLTMPHMGGDEAYREMKLVKPEVKVIVSSGFSEHDVVHRFPEYGLSGFIQKPYKIDNLAGMLKKVLAEEQYA, encoded by the coding sequence ATGATTGATATCAACACCCTGATTATGAGTGAAGCTGTTGTCAGTTTCAGCATATGGCTGATGTTCATATTTTATGAAAAGACCCAGAAAACCTATTATGGTTTCGGTCACTGGCAGGCAGGATCACTGGTATTATTTCTTGCATACCTGTCAATGGCTGCAAGGGGTATTCCGGATGTTGAATCAAACAGGTTTCTTTCCTTTGAATTTTTTTTCCTGCAGAACTTTCTGCTGATACTCGCAATCGTTATAAGGCTCGACGGCACATTCAGATTCGTCCTCGCAAAAAAGCTCTGGAAGTCCTTTTATCTGCTTCCCGCAGTCACGCTGGCTGTCATGAGCTACTTCCTTATCTGGAATGATGCGGTTGCAGTGAGAAACCTTGTCTTTTCTGCTGTGATGTTCTTTGTTTTTGCTTTCACCTCGGCCGTGTTTTTCCGATGGAGCGGAAAAAGGAACATACTGTATATTGCTGTGGGGTTGATCAATCTTGCATGGGGATTTGTGCTGCTTTTACGTTCCACCTTCTGGTTGTTCATGCCCGAATACAGAATGCTGGACCCTGTTTTTTTCAATATCATCCTGTTCTTTACCACCCCTGTTTTCAATATAGGGCTCGGCATAAGCCTTCTGTTCGTCAATTCGCAGCGTACTCTGAATGAACTCAGGGAAAGCGAAGACAAGTTTGAAACAGTTTTCAGATCGTCACCATATGCAATCATGCTTACCGATTTCAATGACGGGCGTATTCTGGATGTCAATGAAGGGTTCATCAATATTACAGGATTCAACCGCGAGGATGTTATCGGAAAGACGACTCTTGAAATCAAGCTCTGGGTGAATATGGATGAGCGATCCTCTGTTATTGAAGACCTGGCGGCAAACAAAAGAATAAGCAGCAGGGAATTTCAGTTCAGGAAGGAAACGGGGGAGACCATCACCGGCCTTTATTCAGCTGAGGTGATGACCATCAACGGCAATACCAATATCCTTGCCACGATTGCCGATATCACCGGAATAAAGAATGCTCAGGAAGAGCAGAAACGCTTCGAACTGCAGCTTCACCATTCCCAGAAGCTTGAATCCATAGGAATTCTTGCCGGGGGAATAGCACATGACTTCAACAATATACTTACAGCCATTCTCGGCAATACGGAGCTTGCCCTTGATGAAGCTCCTGAATCGTCAACCTTGAGGCTGCGGCTGGAAAATATAAATAAGGCATCTATAAGAGCAGCCGAAATCTGCAGGCAGATGCTTGCATATTCAGGGAAAGGCCTGTTCGTGGTCAAGCCTGTCGATATCTCGGAATTGGTAAGGGAAATGACCGGCATACTTGATGTGTCGATATCAAAGAAAGCTGTTTTGAATTATAATCTGGCAAAGGGGCTGCCCCTTGTAGAGATTGATGTAGCACAGATGCAGCAGATAATTATGAACCTTGTAATCAACGCATCCGAAGCCGTGGGCGATAAAAGCGGGGTTATCAATATATCCACCGGAATAATCGAATGCGACGGCAGTTTCATGATTGAAAACAGGATGAACGGTGATCTCCCGGAAGGGCATTATGTGTATCTTGAAGTCGCGGACACCGGCTGCGGAATGGATCATGAGACACTTTCGAAGATATTCGATCCGTTTTTCACAACAAAATTTACAGGCAGGGGGCTGGGCCTTTCAGCCGTGCAGGGGATTATAAAAAGCCACAACGGAGGTTTGTCGGTCTTGACCGAGCCCGGCAAGGGAACGGTTTTCAAGGTGCTGCTGCCGATTCCGGTGCATTATGAAGATTTTTTACCGGAGGAAGTTAATGTTCATGATGCTGACTGGAAAGGAAGCGGTACCATACTGCTGGTTGATGATGAGGAGCCCATAAGATCTCTGGGCCGCCAGATACTCGAAGGCATGGAATTCGACGTTGTTCTGGCTGCCGACGGCAAGGAAGCCCTCGATGTGTTCAATGCATTCAAGGATGAGATCGTCTGTGTAATTCTTGACCTGACAATGCCCCATATGGGCGGAGATGAGGCCTACCGTGAAATGAAGCTCGTTAAACCCGAAGTGAAGGTCATAGTAAGCAGCGGCTTCAGCGAGCACGATGTAGTGCATCGTTTTCCGGAATACGGCCTTTCCGGTTTTATCCAGAAGCCATACAAGATTGATAATCTTGCCGGAATGTTAAAGAAGGTTCTTGCAGAGGAACAATATGCATGA
- a CDS encoding AEC family transporter, which translates to MYSGGSFKEERDFVEVIRNYFTSTIFIAVVSAMILSKIDIPEDHFTATIQEELKTVQCSLAVISAIILGQQLSFQPMKGLWALITFSIFIQMLFQVCFCSAVSNIPGVNHVNRDILVLSSAMPAALPGPVFATQYDCAARTATLLTFTHIVISPVVVPVVFTLFP; encoded by the coding sequence ATGTATTCCGGCGGATCGTTCAAGGAGGAAAGGGATTTCGTAGAGGTTATAAGGAATTATTTCACTTCAACGATATTCATCGCTGTTGTTTCCGCAATGATCCTGTCGAAAATCGATATTCCCGAAGATCATTTTACAGCCACAATCCAGGAGGAATTAAAAACGGTTCAGTGCTCGCTGGCAGTGATCTCGGCCATAATTCTCGGGCAGCAGCTTTCTTTCCAGCCGATGAAGGGGTTATGGGCGCTTATCACCTTTTCCATTTTCATCCAGATGCTGTTCCAGGTATGTTTCTGCAGTGCTGTTTCAAACATCCCGGGAGTCAATCATGTGAACAGGGATATCCTTGTCCTCTCAAGCGCCATGCCTGCAGCCCTTCCTGGCCCGGTTTTCGCAACTCAATATGACTGCGCGGCCAGGACGGCAACCCTGCTGACGTTCACCCACATCGTCATCAGCCCGGTTGTCGTTCCGGTTGTCTTTACTTTGTTCCCATAA
- a CDS encoding CDP-alcohol phosphatidyltransferase family protein produces MFLGVYNIPTAVSFLALIFGMASCIFSFNGYIGYALVCLIWAGISDLFDGFIARRFDLNEQEKAFGAEIDSINDIVNFGAAPAMIALHSGFNSPVDHILLTAYCCAAAMRLGHFNISGLIGEGPVKFYTGLPVTFSAMIFPLVFSVKFMLSGPSYIWTVRASYAAVGVLFLLKVPFPKPKGIFYVIFPALAVIVSVFWIMKPAG; encoded by the coding sequence ATGTTTCTGGGAGTCTATAACATTCCTACTGCTGTTTCTTTTCTGGCGCTCATTTTCGGTATGGCGTCATGCATTTTTTCATTTAACGGTTATATAGGATATGCCCTTGTCTGCCTGATATGGGCCGGCATATCCGATCTGTTCGACGGTTTCATAGCACGCAGGTTCGATTTGAACGAACAGGAAAAGGCATTCGGTGCAGAGATCGACTCGATAAACGATATTGTCAATTTCGGTGCGGCACCCGCCATGATCGCACTTCACTCTGGGTTCAATTCGCCTGTTGATCATATATTGTTGACAGCTTACTGCTGTGCCGCAGCCATGAGGCTCGGACATTTCAATATCTCAGGTCTTATCGGGGAAGGGCCGGTCAAGTTTTATACCGGCCTGCCAGTCACATTCTCGGCAATGATATTCCCGCTTGTCTTTTCTGTGAAGTTTATGCTTTCCGGACCTTCATACATCTGGACGGTCCGCGCCTCATATGCGGCTGTGGGCGTTCTGTTTCTGCTTAAGGTTCCGTTCCCGAAGCCGAAGGGTATTTTCTATGTGATATTCCCGGCCCTTGCCGTTATTGTTTCTGTTTTCTGGATAATGAAGCCTGCGGGATAA
- a CDS encoding MFS transporter has translation MDDNAAKRGMILFIVLLSSFITPFMSSSVNIALPEIAKQFGLNAVMLNWVATSFLLATAVFLLPVGRIADIHGRARIFAIGMAIFSISTLLAGISKSVEVLITARVVQGIGSAFIFSTGVAMLSMVYRPEVRGKVIGYSIAMVYIGLTAGPFLGGWLTEHYSWRMIFLATVPFSVAAFFLAIRITSSEDGCIQKCAMDYTGSFTYALGLFLAIYGFSLMPGRGYFLVVAGGSLLAAFILWEGKSSSPLIDLKLFTRNRIFLFSNIAALINYAATFATGFIMSLYLQYIKGMSPEEAGLVLIASPVVMAVIAPLSGRLSDKISARILSSLGMAVTALGLFFLIFLSDKSDTLYAAGSLLILGAGLGLFSSPNTNAIMGSVDRSAYGVASGMLATMRLTGQTISMAVVMMIFTMMIGRVEITPQYYPRFIQAVRLCFILNSMLCIAGMFASLARDKNK, from the coding sequence ATGGATGATAATGCTGCAAAAAGGGGTATGATTTTATTTATCGTGCTCCTCTCGTCGTTCATCACACCCTTCATGTCATCATCTGTTAACATCGCCCTTCCTGAGATTGCCAAGCAGTTCGGTCTGAATGCGGTTATGCTCAACTGGGTAGCCACATCGTTCCTTCTTGCGACAGCAGTCTTTCTATTGCCTGTGGGCAGGATAGCGGATATCCACGGCCGGGCAAGAATATTTGCCATTGGTATGGCGATATTCAGCATCTCCACTCTTCTTGCAGGGATTTCAAAATCAGTTGAAGTACTCATAACCGCGCGGGTTGTTCAGGGAATAGGGAGTGCCTTCATCTTCAGTACGGGTGTCGCAATGCTTTCCATGGTATACAGACCCGAAGTCCGGGGTAAGGTGATAGGATATTCGATCGCTATGGTCTATATCGGACTTACTGCAGGCCCTTTTCTGGGAGGATGGCTGACCGAGCACTATTCATGGAGGATGATTTTTCTTGCAACCGTACCGTTTTCAGTTGCTGCCTTTTTTCTCGCCATCAGGATAACGTCTTCCGAAGACGGATGCATTCAGAAATGCGCCATGGATTATACAGGCTCCTTCACATATGCGCTGGGACTGTTTCTGGCGATATACGGGTTTTCCCTCATGCCGGGCAGGGGGTATTTTCTGGTTGTCGCAGGGGGCTCTTTGCTGGCTGCCTTCATTTTATGGGAAGGCAAATCATCCAGCCCTCTGATCGATCTTAAGCTTTTTACCAGAAACAGAATTTTCCTTTTTTCCAACATTGCGGCGCTCATAAATTATGCCGCCACATTTGCCACTGGATTCATCATGAGCCTTTACCTGCAGTACATAAAAGGCATGTCGCCTGAGGAAGCCGGTTTGGTCCTTATTGCCTCACCTGTTGTAATGGCCGTCATTGCTCCTCTCTCAGGAAGGCTGTCGGATAAGATAAGCGCCAGGATACTTTCATCGCTGGGAATGGCTGTTACCGCCCTCGGGCTTTTCTTTCTCATTTTCCTTTCGGATAAATCGGATACTTTGTATGCAGCCGGGTCACTTCTCATACTTGGTGCCGGACTGGGCCTGTTTTCTTCTCCGAACACGAATGCGATCATGGGATCTGTGGACAGAAGCGCTTACGGCGTAGCCTCAGGCATGCTTGCCACCATGAGACTTACCGGCCAGACCATAAGCATGGCTGTCGTGATGATGATATTCACAATGATGATCGGCCGTGTCGAGATAACACCTCAGTATTATCCGAGGTTCATACAGGCTGTACGTCTGTGCTTTATTCTTAATTCAATGCTTTGTATTGCCGGTATGTTTGCATCGCTGGCCAGAGATAAAAACAAATGA
- a CDS encoding CsgG/HfaB family protein has translation MIGKTKYISVMTAVLIILNAASLCLAGEVITDTARQWAKEAVSQEKSLSSPSSGNTVAVLNFKNASGDPALNPLQKGFSFMLMTDLASVPGIQLVERVKLQALMQELEMGASGIIEDASTPRMGRLLRANYLIGGELTLPKADDLNVGSYLWGVSGDRMLGQPSARGSLNDIFDLEKKILFEIIDQLKISLTDEQKQKLKKPFTTSVTALYYFSKGIDSSDRGNYRQAQIYYNRAVAADPQLGAANSARNELIRMRLAPARPKEDAVIRSMEAQNSNSASLKQNNSTFRALNPYQVEKGHGSGQVKVSW, from the coding sequence ATGATTGGAAAAACAAAATATATTTCAGTAATGACAGCTGTTCTCATCATCTTGAATGCAGCATCCTTGTGTCTGGCAGGAGAGGTAATTACAGATACCGCAAGACAGTGGGCTAAAGAGGCCGTCAGCCAGGAAAAATCCCTTTCATCCCCTTCTTCAGGAAACACGGTCGCAGTACTTAATTTCAAGAATGCATCCGGCGACCCGGCCCTGAATCCGCTGCAAAAGGGTTTCTCCTTCATGCTAATGACAGACCTGGCATCGGTTCCAGGTATACAGCTTGTTGAAAGGGTGAAGCTTCAGGCTCTCATGCAGGAACTTGAAATGGGGGCTTCAGGCATAATCGAAGACGCTTCGACTCCCAGAATGGGAAGGCTCTTAAGGGCAAACTACCTTATCGGCGGAGAGCTTACTCTTCCCAAGGCTGATGATCTGAATGTAGGTTCTTATCTGTGGGGTGTATCGGGAGACAGAATGCTAGGACAGCCGAGTGCAAGGGGAAGTCTCAACGATATATTCGACCTGGAGAAAAAGATACTTTTTGAAATTATCGATCAGCTGAAGATCAGCCTCACCGACGAGCAGAAACAGAAGCTGAAAAAGCCCTTTACGACAAGCGTCACCGCACTGTACTACTTTTCGAAAGGCATCGACAGCAGCGATAGAGGCAATTACAGGCAGGCCCAGATATACTACAACAGGGCAGTCGCGGCAGACCCCCAGCTGGGTGCGGCGAATTCAGCAAGAAATGAGCTTATCAGAATGAGGCTTGCCCCTGCCAGGCCGAAAGAAGACGCGGTTATCAGGTCAATGGAGGCACAGAATTCAAACTCTGCAAGCCTCAAACAGAATAATTCCACATTCAGGGCGCTTAATCCGTATCAGGTCGAAAAAGGACACGGTTCAGGCCAGGTAAAAGTGTCATGGTAG